Proteins from a genomic interval of Gossypium hirsutum isolate 1008001.06 chromosome A09, Gossypium_hirsutum_v2.1, whole genome shotgun sequence:
- the LOC107889163 gene encoding serine/threonine-protein kinase D6PKL2, producing the protein MEPWLDDLADDLQSVSFTSFSSATVNRSTSSGSASNSGSSSLAPSAHGSFSSKSLRSCTLSLADLRFSLRLGSGDIGSVYLAELKSHAPPSSSNAADTNKNNSNSKSSSKSEVLFAAKVMDKKELASRSKEGRARTEVEILKLLDHPFLPSLYAAIDSPKWLCLLTEFCPGGDLHVLRQHQPLKRFPESAVRFYASEMVVALEYLHMLGIVYRDLKPENVLVRSDGHIMLTDFDLSLKCDESRSTPKIISNKKPLLPAPQNIYPIHQPPFISSSCIIPNCIVPAVSCFHPKRKRKKKSSHRGGPEFVAEPMDVRSMSFVGTHEYLAPEIVSGEGHGSPVDWWTLGIFTYELFYGVTPFKGVDHELTLANIVARALDLPKEPTIPTAAKDLIHQLLVKDPARRLGSTMGASAIKHHPFFHGVNWALLRCTTPPYIPPPFRRQVVADGSCPETPVEYY; encoded by the exons ATGGAGCCGTGGCTCGACGACTTAGCCGACGATCTCCAAAGCGTAAGCTTCACCTCATTTTCCAGCGCCACTGTAAACCGCAGCACCAGTTCAGGCTCCGCCTCCAACTCCGGTTCTTCCTCTCTCGCTCCCTCCGCTCACGGTTCATTCTCTTCCAAGTCCCTACGCTCATGCACGCTCTCCCTCGCCGACCTCCGGTTCTCCCTTCGCCTCGGGTCCGGCGATATAGGCTCTGTCTACTTAGCCGAACTCAAGTCTCATGCACCACCTTCCAGCTCCAATGCCGCTGACACAAACAAAAACAACAGCAACAGTAAAAGCAGCAGCAAGAGCGAAGTCCTTTTTGCAGCAAAGGTGATGGACAAGAAAGAGCTAGCGTCCAGGAGTAAAGAAGGGCGAGCAAGGACTGAGGTGGAAATACTCAAATTGTTGGACCATCCTTTCTTACCCTCGCTTTACGCCGCTATCGATTCCCCTAAATGGCTCTGTTTGTTAACAGAGTTCTGTCCAGGCGGCGATCTTCACGTCCTCCGCCAACATCAACCTCTCAAACGTTTCCCAGAATCCGCCGTCAG GTTCTATGCATCAGAGATGGTGGTAGCGTTAGAGTACCTTCATATGTTAGGGATTGTTTATCGCGATCTAAAGCCTGAAAATGTGCTCGTTCGATCAGATGGTCACATTATGCTCACGGACTTTGACCTCTCATTAAAGTGCGATGAATCTAGGTCAACACCCAAGATTATTTCTAATAAAAAACCACTGCTTCCAGCTCCCCAAAACATCTATCCTATACATCAACCTCCTTTTATATCCTCTTCATGCATTATACCTAATTGCATAGTACCTGCAGTGTCATGTTTCCACCCAAAACGCAAACGCAAAAAGAAGTCTAGCCACCGTGGTGGGCCTGAGTTTGTGGCTGAACCAATGGATGTCCGTTCCATGTCTTTTGTTGGGACTCATGAGTATTTGGCACCAGAAATTGTATCCGGGGAGGGCCATGGTAGCCCTGTGGACTGGTGGACACTGGGGATTTTTACGTATGAACTGTTTTATGGGGTAACACCATTTAAGGGCGTCGATCATGAGCTAACCCTAGCTAATATTGTGGCTCGAGCCCTTGATTTACCCAAAGAACCAACAATTCCCACGGCGGCTAAGGATCTTATTCACCAGCTACTGGTCAAGGATCCTGCAAGGCGGTTAGGGTCGACAATGGGTGCATCAGCAATCAAGCACCATCCGTTCTTCCATGGGGTCAATTGGGCATTGCTAAGATGCACAACCCCACCATATATACCTCCACCGTTTCGTAGACAAGTTGTAGCAGATGGAAGCTGTCCGGAGACCCCAGTGGAGTATTATTAG
- the LOC107889162 gene encoding cytochrome P450 94C1 has translation MDSQLSLWFCSMSTAFCFFFFSFTLLFSLFSLLIFVLRLKLWCTCEICQAYLTSSWTKDFDNLCDWYTHLLKNSATGTIHIHVLGNIITANPANVEHMLKTRFENYPKGKPFSTLLGDLLGRGIFNVDGDSWKFQRKMASIELGGVSVRTHAFDIVRSEIQSRLLPLLSSVAGQEQVLDLQDVFRRFSFDNICKFSFGLDPGCLELSLLVSDLAEAFDLASKFSAQRALASSSLIWKVKRLLNLGTEKQLKEAIKVVDEFAEEMIKQRREEGFSDRYDLLSRFMGTINDDKYLRDIVVSFLLAGRDTVASGLTSFFWLLSHHPEVESAIREEVERVMGSSDEQFASFNQIREMHYLHAALYESLRLFPPVQFDSKFAQEDDVLPDDTFVRKGTRVTYHPYAMGRMERILGPDCLHYKPERWLQNGRYVPENLYKFPVFQAGKRVCLGKEIALVEMKCVVLAVVRRFNLRVPHSNQAPRFAAGLTATLRGGLPILVQEREA, from the coding sequence ATGGATTCACAACTTTCCTTGTGGTTTTGCTCCATGTCCACTGctttctgcttcttcttcttctctttcaccctcttgttttctttgttttccttATTGATCTTCGTTTTGAGGTTGAAGCTCTGGTGTACTTGTGAAATCTGCCAGGCTTATCTTACTTCCAGTTGGACCAAAGATTTCGATAATCTTTGTGATTGGTATACTCACCTCCTTAAAAATTCTGCCACCGGAACCATCCATATCCATGTTCTTGGCAATATCATCACTGCAAATCCTGCCAACGTCGAGCACATGCTTAAAACCAGGTTTGAAAACTACCCAAAAGGGAAACCTTTCTCCACTCTCCTGGGTGATCTTCTTGGTAGAGGTATTTTCAATGTTGATGGTGATTCATGGAAGTTTCAAAGGAAGATGGCCAGCATTGAGCTTGGTGGCGTCTCCGTAAGAACGCACGCTTTTGATATCGTCAGGTCAGAGATTCAATCTCGTCTTCTCCCTCTATTATCATCAGTTGCTGGTCAAGAACAAGTTTTAGATTTACAAGATGTATTTAGAAGATTTTCATTCGATAATATCTGCAAATTCTCCTTCGGGTTAGACCCTGGTTGCCTCGAATTATCACTGCTAGTATCAGACCTTGCTGAAGCTTTTGATTTAGCATCAAAATTTTCAGCACAAAGAGCGCTGGCATCTTCATCTTTGATATGGAAGGTCAAAAGGCTATTGAACTTGGGCACGGAAAAGCAGCTTAAAGAAGCCATTAAAGTAGTAGATGAATTTGCTGAAGAGATGATTAAGCAACGGCGGGAAGAGGGCTTTTCAGACAGATATGATCTCTTGTCGAGATTCATGGGGACAATCAACGATGACAAGTATCTTAGAGACATCGTGGTAAGTTTCCTCTTGGCTGGTCGGGACACGGTGGCGTCAGGGTTGACCAGCTTCTTTTGGTTGTTATCTCATCATCCAGAAGTTGAGTCAGCCATCCGAGAGGAGGTGGAAAGGGTGATGGGGTCGAGTGATGAGCAATTTGCAAGTTTTAATCAAATTCGAGAAATGCACTATTTACACGCGGCATTGTATGAAAGCTTGAGACTTTTTCCACCTGTCCAATTTGACTCCAAGTTTGCTCAAGAGGATGACGTATTGCCTGATGATACCTTTGTGAGGAAAGGCACCAGGGTCACCTACCATCCATATGCAATGGGTCGGATGGAGCGGATTTTGGGCCCCGATTGCCTTCATTACAAGCCAGAAAGATGGTTGCAAAATGGGAGATATGTTCCTGAAAACCTGTACAAGTTCCCAGTTTTCCAAGCTGGGAAAAGGGTTTGTTTAGGGAAGGAAATAGCATTGGTGGAGATGAAATGTGTGGTTCTAGCCGTAGTTAGGCGGTTCAATCTCCGGGTTCCCCATTCGAATCAAGCACCAAGGTTTGCCGCTGGTCTTACAGCCACCTTGAGAGGTGGCTTACCCATTCTAGTCCAAGAAAGGGAAGCTTAA